One Brassica napus cultivar Da-Ae chromosome C2, Da-Ae, whole genome shotgun sequence DNA window includes the following coding sequences:
- the LOC106416764 gene encoding kunitz trypsin inhibitor 2 — protein sequence MMSSFPLVSFLITLMLAAAVCTQGHEHVLDTAENPVLTTAQYLILPYSPRSNGGGLLPVPVKLLPLCPLGISQSSVTALPGLPVGFSYPYPLMDTYVNEGQAVNIEFRSEAWPGCEEFSKYWEVDESSSALEEPAILTGGKKRERNSWFRIEREEKFVGGNAYKLTTLAGTIGTVPGPWENAPQLVLTNDTAKTFLVKFHKVHGDTTSTSRLEKLGLRMFPFY from the coding sequence ATGATGTCATCATTCCCATTGGTCTCCTTTCTCATCACTCTCATGTTGGCTGCAGCTGTATGCACCCAGGGACACGAACATGTGCTGGACACGGCCGAAAATCCAGTTCTAACGACTGCACAATACCTGATCCTACCGTACTCCCCGAGGAGTAACGGAGGTGGTCTCCTTCCAGTCCCCGTTAAACTACTTCCCCTTTGTCCACTTGGCATCAGCCAATCCTCGGTTACAGCCTTACCAGGCCTACCGGTTGGCTTCTCATATCCATACCCGCTCATGGACACCTATGTTAACGAAGGGCAAGCTGTAAATATCGAGTTTAGGTCGGAAGCATGGCCGGGCTGCGAAGAGTTTTCCAAGTACTGGGAAGTAGATGAATCCTCATCGGCTTTAGAGGAGCCTGCTATTCTGACCGGTGGTAAGAAGCGGGAACGAAACAGCTGGTTTAGAattgagagagaagaaaaatttGTAGGAGGAAATGCTTACAAATTGACCACCTTAGCCGGGACCATTGGAACCGTCCCAGGGCCTTGGGAAAATGCACCACAACTAGTTCTCACCAATGATACTGCTAAGACCTTCCTCGTCAAATTCCACAAAGTACATGGTGATACTACATCTACTTCACGTCTGGAGAAGTTAGGTCTAAGGATGTTCCCATTCTACTAG